A portion of the Thunnus albacares chromosome 5, fThuAlb1.1, whole genome shotgun sequence genome contains these proteins:
- the LOC122982886 gene encoding adenylate cyclase type 9 isoform X1, producing the protein MSSLDLMKKECFTSGTLSSASLKRRFIKKRVAPGTQQDADSDCRLCRCSIFSLSGSSRTVRRILTACLLSFLALLASVSVDLSSNFDLLHTTEAAYNELTSCRTIAILQLVSKLQKMRRLFSKDMGNETFEASFSEVVFPVFGLCGEMVGHSNGHGLPCSVELAELCQEMRRSVQGFLNSSLGTNSTSQNGTSAFSLAIGRLLDVWGSVEDTLIKVKFNSNWRDVLSARLLLTFIELNHQFMDFPHMATHTSFQYKWTSVLSYLSFARVMAERLNDCWLENIDLKLNSSQHVKHYSIFDTSMWQISGAGAELSGSHSGIQALTNTQQCLLDRAVPALRLASRSVSSGLSMRICLLAIACLIYPVVMFSFKQMTEWIQNYAQSLKERTEDLKHQRQLAEDLLHQMLPKSVAKQLRQQKHVEAESYEKVTIFFSDIVGFTSISASCTPLQVVEMLNNLYMCFDTRIDSYDVYKVETIGDAYMVVSGLPERNGDRHADEIAKMALDLVAAVRQVSIPHMPSHRLQLRAGIHTGPCVAGIVGYKMPRYCLFGDTVNTASRMESTSLPQRIHTSSETYLALIKDNAYELQLRGEIEVKGKGKMNTYWLIGHKNYSVQNDSLVCHWNPNKARKKKTVAGSEVSVGNSSVTVQSLSENATTPVSLPSSVLNQTPLQPQPDKPGLSVAAQMEPYGSSYGTLGSMIGGLQGGDESPLPSERGSSGGHKPDLLPGSNHHMSTDADAAAQDFSQHRNFY; encoded by the exons GTGTTCCATATTCTCCCTGTCTGGCAGTAGTCGCACTGTTCGCCGGATTCTGACAGCCTGCCTCCTCTCTTTCCTGGCTCTGCTCGCCTCTGTATCTGTTGACCTCAGCTCTAACTTTGACTTGCTGCACACTACAGAAGCTGCTTACAACGAGCTGACTTCATGCAGGACGATAGCTATTCTGCAACTTGTCAGCAAGCTTCAAAAGATGAGACGTTTATTTAGCAAAGACATGGGCAACGAGACATTCGAGGCAAGTTTTTCCGAGGTTGTGTTTCCCGTGTTTGGTCTCTGTGGTGAGATGGTGGGTCATAGTAATGGCCATGGGCTCCCTTGCAGTGTTGAGTTGGCTGAACTTTGCcaggagatgaggaggagtgTTCAAGGATTTCTAAATTCTTCATTGGGTACAAACAGCACAAGTCAAAATGGTACTTCTGCTTTCTCCCTGGCCATTGGAAGACTTCTTGACGTCTGGGGTTCAGTAGAAGATACTTTAATTAAAGTCAAATTTAATTCAAACTGGAGAGATGTACTATCTGCAAGACTTCTACTAACATTCATAGAGCTCAACCACCAGTTTATGGACTTCCCCCACATGGCAACTCACACCAGTTTTCAGTACAAGTGGACTTCTGTACTAAGCTACCTCTCCTTTGCTAGGGTCATGGCAGAACGACTGAATGACTGCTGGTTAGAGAACATAGACCTCAAGCTAAACTCAAGCCAGCATGTAAAACATTATTCTATTTTTGACACAAGTATGTGGCAGATCTCTGGAGCAGGAGCAGAATTGTCTGGGTCTCACAGTggaattcaagctctgacaaacactcagcagtgcTTGCTTGATCGCGCAGTGCCGGCTCTCAGGTTGGCATCTCGATCAGTGTCTTCTGGCCTCAGTATGAGAATCTGCCTCCTGGCCATAGCCTGCCTCATCTACCCGGTGGTCATGTTCTCCTTCAAGCAGATGACCGAGTGGATACAGAACTATGCCCAGAGCTTGAAGGAGAGGACTGAGGACCTCAAGCACCAGAGGCAGCTAGCTGAAGATCTGCTGCACCAAATGCTGCCCAAGTCAGTCGCCAAGCAGCTCCGCCAACAGAAACATGTCGAAGCCGAGAGCTATGAAAAG GTGACCATTTTTTTCTCGGACATTGTAGGCTTCACCTCAATCTCTGCCTCCTGTACTCCTCTGCAAGTGGTGGAGATGCTCAACAACCTCTACATGTGTTTTGACACACGCATTGACTCCTACGACGTGTACAAG GTGGAGACAATCGGGGATGCATACATGGTGGTGAGCGGTCTTCCTGAGAGGAACGGGGACAGGCATGCTGATGAGATCGCTAAGATGGCTTTGGATCTGGTAGCAGCCGTCAGACAGGTTTCCATCCCTCACATGCCCAGCCACAGGCTGCAGCTCCGAGCCGGcatccacacag GTCCATGTGTGGCGGGAATAGTGGGCTACAAGATGCCAAGATACTGTTTGTTTGGAGATACTGTTAACACAGCCTCTAGAATGGAGTCCACCAGCCTGC CTCAGAGAATCCACACCAGTTCAGAAACCTACTTGGCCCTGATCAAAGACAACGCCTACGAGCTGCAGCTTCGTGGAGAGATTGAGGTTAAG GGTAAAGGCAAAATGAATACATACTGGCTGATTGGCCATAAGAACTACAGTGTCCAGAACGACAGTCTGGTTTGCCATTGGAATCCCAACAAGGCCAGAAAAAAGAAGACGGTGGCAGGCAGTGAGGTCTCTGTTGGCAAT TCATCAGTGACAGTGCAGAGCCTCAGTGAGAACGCCACCACTCCAGTCTCCCTTCCCTCCTCAGTGCTGAATCAAACTCCACTGCAACCTCAGCCAGACAAGCCTGGCCTCAGTGTGGCAGCTCAGATGGAGCCCTATGGCAGCAGCTATGGTACCCTGGGCTCCATGATCGGGGGGCTGCAGGGAGGAGATGAGAGCCCTCTACCCAGTGAGCGTGGGAGTAGTGGTGGGCACAAACCTGACCTGCTGCCTGGCTCCAACCACCACATGTCAACAGATGCAGATGCAGCTGCTCAGGACTTCAGTCAGCACAGGAACTTTTATTAA
- the LOC122982886 gene encoding uncharacterized protein LOC122982886 isoform X2, whose protein sequence is MSSLDLMKKECFTSGTLSSASLKRRFIKKRVAPGTQQDADSDCRLCRCSIFSLSGSSRTVRRILTACLLSFLALLASVSVDLSSNFDLLHTTEAAYNELTSCRTIAILQLVSKLQKMRRLFSKDMGNETFEASFSEVVFPVFGLCGEMVGHSNGHGLPCSVELAELCQEMRRSVQGFLNSSLGTNSTSQNGTSAFSLAIGRLLDVWGSVEDTLIKVKFNSNWRDVLSARLLLTFIELNHQFMDFPHMATHTSFQYKWTSVLSYLSFARVMAERLNDCWLENIDLKLNSSQHVKHYSIFDTSMWQISGAGAELSGSHSGIQALTNTQQCLLDRAVPALRLASRSVSSGLSMRICLLAIACLIYPVVMFSFKQMTEWIQNYAQSLKERTEDLKHQRQLAEDLLHQMLPKSVAKQLRQQKHVEAESYEKVTIFFSDIVGFTSISASCTPLQVVEMLNNLYMCFDTRIDSYDVYKVETIGDAYMVVSGLPERNGDRHADEIAKMALDLVAAVRQVSIPHMPSHRLQLRAGIHTGPCVAGIVGYKMPRYCLFGDTVNTASRMESTSLPQRIHTSSETYLALIKDNAYELQLRGEIEVKGKGKMNTYWLIGHKNYSVQNDSLVCHWNPNKARKKKTVAGSEVSVGNC, encoded by the exons GTGTTCCATATTCTCCCTGTCTGGCAGTAGTCGCACTGTTCGCCGGATTCTGACAGCCTGCCTCCTCTCTTTCCTGGCTCTGCTCGCCTCTGTATCTGTTGACCTCAGCTCTAACTTTGACTTGCTGCACACTACAGAAGCTGCTTACAACGAGCTGACTTCATGCAGGACGATAGCTATTCTGCAACTTGTCAGCAAGCTTCAAAAGATGAGACGTTTATTTAGCAAAGACATGGGCAACGAGACATTCGAGGCAAGTTTTTCCGAGGTTGTGTTTCCCGTGTTTGGTCTCTGTGGTGAGATGGTGGGTCATAGTAATGGCCATGGGCTCCCTTGCAGTGTTGAGTTGGCTGAACTTTGCcaggagatgaggaggagtgTTCAAGGATTTCTAAATTCTTCATTGGGTACAAACAGCACAAGTCAAAATGGTACTTCTGCTTTCTCCCTGGCCATTGGAAGACTTCTTGACGTCTGGGGTTCAGTAGAAGATACTTTAATTAAAGTCAAATTTAATTCAAACTGGAGAGATGTACTATCTGCAAGACTTCTACTAACATTCATAGAGCTCAACCACCAGTTTATGGACTTCCCCCACATGGCAACTCACACCAGTTTTCAGTACAAGTGGACTTCTGTACTAAGCTACCTCTCCTTTGCTAGGGTCATGGCAGAACGACTGAATGACTGCTGGTTAGAGAACATAGACCTCAAGCTAAACTCAAGCCAGCATGTAAAACATTATTCTATTTTTGACACAAGTATGTGGCAGATCTCTGGAGCAGGAGCAGAATTGTCTGGGTCTCACAGTggaattcaagctctgacaaacactcagcagtgcTTGCTTGATCGCGCAGTGCCGGCTCTCAGGTTGGCATCTCGATCAGTGTCTTCTGGCCTCAGTATGAGAATCTGCCTCCTGGCCATAGCCTGCCTCATCTACCCGGTGGTCATGTTCTCCTTCAAGCAGATGACCGAGTGGATACAGAACTATGCCCAGAGCTTGAAGGAGAGGACTGAGGACCTCAAGCACCAGAGGCAGCTAGCTGAAGATCTGCTGCACCAAATGCTGCCCAAGTCAGTCGCCAAGCAGCTCCGCCAACAGAAACATGTCGAAGCCGAGAGCTATGAAAAG GTGACCATTTTTTTCTCGGACATTGTAGGCTTCACCTCAATCTCTGCCTCCTGTACTCCTCTGCAAGTGGTGGAGATGCTCAACAACCTCTACATGTGTTTTGACACACGCATTGACTCCTACGACGTGTACAAG GTGGAGACAATCGGGGATGCATACATGGTGGTGAGCGGTCTTCCTGAGAGGAACGGGGACAGGCATGCTGATGAGATCGCTAAGATGGCTTTGGATCTGGTAGCAGCCGTCAGACAGGTTTCCATCCCTCACATGCCCAGCCACAGGCTGCAGCTCCGAGCCGGcatccacacag GTCCATGTGTGGCGGGAATAGTGGGCTACAAGATGCCAAGATACTGTTTGTTTGGAGATACTGTTAACACAGCCTCTAGAATGGAGTCCACCAGCCTGC CTCAGAGAATCCACACCAGTTCAGAAACCTACTTGGCCCTGATCAAAGACAACGCCTACGAGCTGCAGCTTCGTGGAGAGATTGAGGTTAAG GGTAAAGGCAAAATGAATACATACTGGCTGATTGGCCATAAGAACTACAGTGTCCAGAACGACAGTCTGGTTTGCCATTGGAATCCCAACAAGGCCAGAAAAAAGAAGACGGTGGCAGGCAGTGAGGTCTCTGTTGGCAAT TGCTGA